Proteins encoded in a region of the Stieleria neptunia genome:
- a CDS encoding general secretion pathway protein GspD, producing MSLPSNDKTGAATAVAPSYAQGGSALPAGYRVPNAAIDSRAVGGKQLVQQARAALAGGQYEMAVNAFRQASAAAKSDPNLSADVARLRVDLQIAGIDGELLNLPAPAPKRLSPGITAAPLATTASPNTADGSAAKREALRLIAVGRATLDRGDTATALRLARQAQSLNVPESAFAQGEPRVWQFVLDAESAAKRAGTIDSQIALAGGQQEIGSDEAGFIKQMLFNADAGAGLNNVGGGAVAQVQALGAPIPPLPQSGAGQPGADPNRLYQAGLQALQAGDQETARKNFVEAWKYEDQLDLATRQGLKDKLTLLQPARRLPRAGGEPQLSAIDQADAESREQTQRLYREITAEMAKAAEMRESAPLDALDNLNRLRRRVDGSNVDETSKRTLARLVDRELEKQKQYVESNRASIELELQNDAVRTELATDAAREAQIDEEISELVNSFNDLIRERRYSEAEVVAKQVGELKPGSTIATTMFHKSRFATRDQIMRDIQAGKEELVYKGLEDVEYSASLSDGLDPNQPMTFGRDPQSWHELTLRRSRDTGSLYGTVQEQKLKQQLSTPVNVQYRNRPLVEVIEDLKNVTGMPIVMNQRAMEAVRVQIDTPVNLELQNQIELKSALNLILEPLDLGYEIKDEVLQITSAEAKRANVITRVYKVADLVTPIPNFTSSYEDGLAGALRAAYQMTNPRMDVQMMPVRMTDLASRQANALQPSKMSPNMLGQYAPGGAQGGFGPQNPPNGSGGGGSFADFDSLMTLIETTVVPDTWEALGGNSTMAPYPQNLSLIISTTSDVHDQIVDLIESLRSLQNLQITIEVRFITLSDTFFEQIGVDFNVQFDDNVQTLPDDDSGPSVTVGWNALNNLPTADLDIQFNNGSFGVVPAFGAPDPGALSSIGFAILSDIEAFFFLQAAQGDERTNVMQAPKVTLFDGQIATISDQSQRPFVTSITPVVGDFAVAQQPVIVVLNEGTQLNVQGIVSDDKRFVRLTLVPFFSQIGDVDTFTFEGSRTTRRSSRAEEDTNGDGVVNEDDAVDSEDEEDIISGSTVQLPTFAFTQVSTTVSVPDGGTILLGGIKRLSEGRTERGVPMLSKIPYISRLFRNVAVGRDASSLMLMVTPRIIIQEEEEFAQTGFDPNR from the coding sequence ATGAGCCTGCCATCCAACGACAAAACGGGTGCGGCAACTGCTGTCGCTCCTTCCTACGCACAAGGTGGATCGGCCCTACCGGCCGGCTACAGGGTGCCCAACGCGGCGATCGATAGTCGTGCTGTCGGCGGGAAACAACTCGTCCAGCAAGCTCGCGCCGCACTGGCCGGCGGCCAATACGAAATGGCCGTCAACGCCTTCCGCCAAGCTTCGGCGGCGGCGAAGTCAGATCCGAATCTCTCGGCCGACGTCGCACGGCTGCGTGTCGATCTGCAGATTGCCGGCATCGACGGCGAGTTGCTGAACCTCCCCGCTCCGGCGCCCAAACGCTTGTCCCCCGGCATCACGGCGGCACCGCTGGCGACAACGGCTTCTCCCAACACCGCGGACGGATCCGCGGCCAAACGGGAAGCGTTGCGATTGATCGCCGTCGGACGTGCGACGCTGGATCGGGGCGACACCGCCACCGCCCTGCGTCTGGCACGCCAAGCCCAATCGCTGAACGTCCCCGAGTCGGCCTTCGCCCAAGGCGAACCCCGCGTGTGGCAGTTCGTCTTGGATGCCGAATCGGCCGCCAAACGTGCCGGCACCATCGATTCGCAAATCGCCTTGGCCGGCGGACAACAGGAAATCGGCAGCGACGAAGCAGGCTTCATCAAGCAGATGCTGTTCAATGCCGACGCAGGCGCCGGACTGAACAACGTCGGCGGCGGAGCGGTTGCCCAAGTGCAAGCACTCGGCGCCCCGATCCCACCGTTGCCCCAATCCGGTGCAGGCCAACCGGGAGCCGATCCCAACCGACTGTACCAAGCCGGACTGCAGGCGCTTCAAGCCGGTGATCAGGAAACCGCTCGCAAGAACTTTGTCGAAGCGTGGAAGTACGAAGATCAACTGGACTTGGCGACCCGACAAGGGCTCAAGGACAAACTGACGCTGCTGCAACCGGCACGACGACTGCCGCGGGCCGGCGGCGAACCACAGCTTTCCGCGATCGATCAAGCCGATGCGGAATCGCGCGAGCAAACCCAACGGCTGTATCGAGAGATCACCGCCGAAATGGCCAAAGCCGCCGAGATGCGAGAATCGGCTCCGCTGGACGCACTGGACAACTTGAACCGCTTGCGCCGACGCGTCGACGGTTCCAACGTCGATGAAACCAGCAAACGCACGCTCGCCCGTTTGGTCGACCGTGAGTTGGAAAAGCAAAAACAATATGTCGAATCCAATCGTGCCTCGATCGAGTTGGAACTTCAAAACGATGCGGTCCGAACCGAGTTGGCCACCGATGCCGCTCGCGAAGCTCAAATCGATGAAGAGATCTCCGAGTTGGTCAACAGCTTCAACGACTTGATCCGCGAGCGACGGTACTCCGAAGCGGAAGTGGTCGCCAAGCAAGTGGGCGAGCTGAAACCCGGCTCCACCATCGCGACGACGATGTTCCACAAGAGCCGATTCGCCACTCGCGATCAAATCATGCGGGACATCCAAGCCGGCAAAGAAGAGCTGGTTTACAAAGGCCTGGAAGACGTCGAGTACTCCGCGTCACTCTCCGACGGCTTGGATCCCAATCAACCGATGACCTTCGGACGCGATCCCCAATCGTGGCACGAATTGACGCTTCGTCGATCCCGCGACACCGGTTCGCTGTACGGCACCGTCCAAGAGCAAAAACTGAAACAACAGTTGAGCACTCCGGTCAATGTCCAGTACCGCAATCGACCGCTGGTCGAAGTTATCGAAGATTTGAAGAATGTCACCGGCATGCCGATCGTGATGAACCAACGGGCCATGGAAGCGGTTCGCGTTCAGATCGATACACCGGTGAACCTGGAACTGCAAAACCAGATCGAACTCAAGAGTGCCCTGAATCTGATTTTGGAACCCTTGGATCTGGGCTATGAGATCAAGGATGAAGTGCTGCAAATCACCAGTGCCGAAGCCAAACGTGCCAACGTGATCACTCGGGTCTACAAGGTCGCCGACTTGGTGACCCCGATCCCGAACTTCACGTCCAGCTACGAAGACGGGTTGGCCGGGGCTCTGCGAGCCGCCTACCAAATGACCAACCCGCGGATGGACGTGCAAATGATGCCCGTTCGGATGACCGACCTCGCTTCGCGACAGGCCAACGCCCTGCAGCCGAGCAAGATGTCGCCGAACATGCTCGGCCAATACGCACCGGGCGGCGCCCAAGGCGGCTTCGGCCCCCAAAATCCGCCCAACGGCAGCGGTGGGGGTGGCTCCTTCGCGGACTTCGATTCGCTGATGACTCTGATCGAAACGACCGTGGTTCCGGACACTTGGGAAGCGCTTGGTGGAAACAGCACCATGGCCCCCTATCCCCAGAACCTCAGCCTGATCATCAGCACCACCAGCGATGTTCACGACCAGATCGTCGACTTGATCGAGTCGCTGCGTTCGCTGCAGAACCTGCAAATCACGATCGAAGTGCGATTCATCACGCTGTCCGATACGTTCTTTGAACAGATCGGCGTCGACTTCAACGTCCAGTTCGACGACAACGTCCAGACACTTCCCGATGACGACAGTGGCCCGAGTGTCACCGTCGGCTGGAACGCACTGAACAATTTGCCGACGGCAGACTTGGACATCCAGTTCAACAACGGATCCTTCGGCGTCGTCCCGGCCTTCGGTGCACCCGACCCCGGGGCCCTGTCATCGATCGGTTTCGCCATCCTCAGCGACATCGAAGCGTTCTTCTTCCTGCAAGCCGCCCAAGGCGACGAGCGGACGAACGTGATGCAGGCTCCCAAGGTCACGCTGTTCGACGGCCAGATCGCAACGATCTCCGACCAGAGCCAGCGTCCTTTCGTGACCAGTATCACGCCGGTTGTCGGTGACTTCGCCGTCGCCCAACAACCCGTGATCGTGGTCCTCAACGAAGGCACGCAGTTGAACGTGCAAGGGATCGTCAGCGATGACAAGCGATTCGTACGCCTGACCTTGGTGCCCTTCTTCAGCCAAATCGGTGACGTCGACACCTTCACCTTCGAAGGTTCCCGAACGACCCGACGCAGCAGCCGCGCCGAAGAAGACACCAACGGCGACGGCGTCGTCAACGAAGATGATGCGGTCGACAGCGAAGATGAAGAAGACATCATCTCCGGTTCGACGGTCCAGTTGCCGACCTTCGCGTTCACCCAAGTCAGCACGACGGTGAGCGTGCCCGACGGAGGAACGATCCTGTTGGGCGGAATCAAACGACTCAGCGAAGGACGCACCGAACGCGGTGTCCCGATGCTCAGCAAGATTCCGTACATCAGCCGACTGTTCCGCAACGTCGCCGTCGGACGCGACGCCTCGAGCTTGATGCTGATGGTCACCCCACGGATCATCATCCAAGAGGAAGAAGAGTTCGCTCAAACCGGATTCGATCCCAACCGCTAA
- the csrA gene encoding carbon storage regulator CsrA has protein sequence MLVLSRKKNESIVINNDIKIVVVEIRGDKVRLGVEAPREVPVHRREVYEAIQKSLESGDAAVDA, from the coding sequence ATGTTGGTTTTATCAAGAAAAAAGAACGAGAGTATTGTCATCAACAACGACATCAAGATCGTTGTTGTCGAGATCCGTGGCGACAAGGTTCGACTCGGCGTGGAGGCTCCACGCGAAGTCCCGGTGCACCGTCGCGAAGTCTACGAGGCGATCCAGAAAAGCCTGGAATCGGGAGACGCGGCGGTCGACGCATAG
- a CDS encoding sulfatase-like hydrolase/transferase, protein MKSIPTPALLFLFCFLVLPGASFAASPNLVVFLADDAGWGDFSQSGNRQVSTPHIDSIAKGGVSLDRFYVCSVCAPTRAEFLTGRYHPRGGVSGVSTGKERLNPDETTIADAFQAAGYATAAFGKWHNGSQWPYHPMARGFDEYFGHTAGHWGEYFDAPLEENGRMVRTRGYIVDVCTDRALEFIDRNQANPFLCYVPFTTPHSPWTAPEQDWQRFKDKPITQRATDAKAEVDDHTRCALAMVENQDRNVGRVLDRLAEHGIDDNTIVVYFSDNGPNSHRWTGGMKGRKGTTDEGGLRSVCYIRWPAKLPAGHTVTPICGAIDLMPTLTALAGVQRVGDKPIDGRDLTPLLMHPTADHQNTDWAEHRHFSHWANKVSVRTQTHRLDHQGNLFDMIADPGQTTAVNARQPALAAELTAAVKAWRLEMFGTDAPAPRQPANQRKGGQSIDPRPFTVGYREFPITMLPARDGEPRGGVRRSSRAPNCSYFVDWTSTDDSMVWLIEVNTAGRYGVTIDYTCKVPDAGSTIELSFKGASVTGKVAPGWDPPLYTNQDTLERPKGESQMKEFRTLELGQIDLPAGTGPLTLRALDIPGQSVMDVRRVTLTLRK, encoded by the coding sequence ATGAAGTCCATCCCCACGCCCGCGCTGCTGTTTCTGTTTTGTTTTCTCGTTCTGCCAGGCGCCTCGTTCGCCGCCTCGCCGAATCTGGTCGTGTTTCTGGCCGACGACGCGGGCTGGGGTGATTTCAGCCAGTCCGGCAATCGACAAGTCTCCACCCCCCACATCGACTCCATCGCCAAGGGCGGCGTGTCGTTGGACCGGTTTTACGTGTGCTCGGTTTGCGCCCCGACACGGGCGGAGTTTCTGACCGGACGGTACCACCCACGTGGCGGCGTCAGCGGCGTGTCGACGGGCAAGGAGCGGCTGAACCCGGACGAAACAACGATCGCCGATGCCTTCCAGGCAGCCGGCTATGCGACCGCCGCGTTTGGAAAGTGGCACAACGGCAGCCAGTGGCCGTACCATCCGATGGCCCGCGGTTTCGATGAATATTTCGGCCACACCGCGGGCCATTGGGGCGAGTACTTTGACGCGCCCCTGGAGGAAAACGGGCGCATGGTCCGCACCCGGGGATACATCGTCGATGTCTGCACCGATCGCGCGTTGGAGTTCATCGACCGCAACCAAGCGAATCCATTCCTTTGCTACGTCCCCTTCACCACGCCGCACTCACCCTGGACGGCACCGGAGCAGGATTGGCAGCGTTTCAAGGACAAACCGATCACGCAACGTGCGACCGACGCCAAGGCGGAGGTCGACGACCACACACGCTGCGCGCTGGCGATGGTCGAAAACCAAGACCGAAACGTGGGACGCGTCCTCGATCGACTTGCCGAACACGGCATCGATGACAACACCATCGTCGTTTACTTCTCCGACAACGGTCCCAACAGCCACCGCTGGACCGGCGGCATGAAGGGCCGCAAGGGCACCACCGACGAAGGCGGCCTGCGATCGGTCTGCTACATCCGATGGCCCGCCAAGCTGCCGGCCGGGCACACCGTCACGCCGATCTGCGGCGCGATCGACCTGATGCCGACCCTGACCGCGCTGGCCGGCGTGCAGAGGGTCGGTGACAAACCGATCGATGGACGCGATCTGACGCCGCTGCTGATGCATCCGACCGCGGATCATCAGAACACGGACTGGGCCGAACATCGCCACTTTTCCCACTGGGCGAACAAGGTCAGCGTGAGGACCCAAACGCATCGCCTGGACCACCAAGGCAACTTGTTTGACATGATCGCCGATCCCGGCCAGACGACTGCGGTCAATGCCCGGCAACCGGCGCTCGCCGCGGAACTGACCGCCGCGGTCAAAGCCTGGCGTCTGGAGATGTTCGGAACCGATGCCCCGGCACCGCGGCAACCTGCGAACCAAAGGAAGGGCGGCCAATCGATCGATCCTCGGCCCTTCACCGTCGGCTACCGCGAGTTTCCGATCACGATGTTGCCCGCCCGTGACGGTGAACCACGCGGCGGCGTTCGACGCAGCAGCAGAGCCCCCAACTGTTCGTACTTCGTCGATTGGACCAGCACCGACGACAGCATGGTCTGGCTGATCGAGGTGAACACGGCGGGCCGTTATGGTGTCACGATTGATTACACCTGCAAGGTTCCCGATGCGGGCTCCACGATCGAATTGAGTTTCAAGGGCGCAAGCGTGACGGGCAAAGTCGCGCCCGGCTGGGACCCGCCGCTGTACACCAATCAAGACACGCTGGAACGCCCCAAGGGCGAAAGCCAGATGAAGGAGTTCCGAACGCTGGAGCTTGGCCAGATCGACCTGCCCGCCGGCACCGGACCGCTGACCTTGCGGGCGCTCGACATCCCGGGACAATCCGTGATGGACGTCCGCCGCGTGACATTGACCCTTCGGAAATAA
- the arfB gene encoding alternative ribosome rescue aminoacyl-tRNA hydrolase ArfB — MSDLYVNQRLTIPSSELAISAARSSGPGGQNVNKVNSKITLRWSPEKCTAIDPGWRNRFIARHANRITKDGELVLHSERYRDQPRNLADARFRLVEMLLECREPAKKRKKTRPTLGSKRRRKEAKTKLSQKKQSRRQSFD, encoded by the coding sequence ATGAGTGATTTGTATGTGAACCAACGGTTGACGATTCCGTCATCGGAATTGGCGATCAGCGCTGCGCGGAGCAGCGGTCCGGGAGGACAAAATGTGAACAAGGTGAATTCCAAGATCACGCTGCGGTGGTCACCGGAAAAATGCACCGCGATCGATCCGGGTTGGCGAAATCGCTTCATCGCTCGTCACGCCAACCGGATCACCAAAGACGGCGAGCTGGTGTTGCACAGTGAACGCTACCGCGACCAGCCGCGGAATTTGGCCGATGCCCGTTTTCGGCTCGTCGAAATGCTGCTGGAATGCCGAGAACCGGCCAAGAAGCGAAAGAAAACCCGCCCGACGCTCGGCAGTAAACGGCGCCGCAAGGAAGCCAAAACCAAACTCAGCCAGAAAAAACAAAGCCGCCGTCAGTCGTTTGATTGA
- a CDS encoding ATP-binding protein, protein MASLYVVRGRDQGKHFVLDGEVVRIGRDTQNDVQLLDSEASRLHAEIRIDTSSDCHLVDLQSSNGTQVNGKRIRDQKLLSGDRIEIGGTLLIFTGTGQPTAIEAAHGVDIVRQSSGADASRIISSLVRPTSRTGGVRMDPVRLPDQVAEAVAPFETELSPSPDPSDSSVDSVEPVMNTITDSDRSLEVMYLTALAVGRTDDLDELLDRILRLVFDWVDADRGCIMLRDNETNQLRPAARCDRQSADGQRHDEAPISISSTILDYVLDRAEGVRTSDATDDARFDAAASIVQGGVREALCVPLQGRYDIVGALYIDTYTSPGQIVRRGKTHRFTDEHLRLITAIGHQAALAIEDTFYYSALLQSERLAAMGQTIATLSHHVKNILQGIRGGSYLIEAGLKRDDTDAVRRGWGMVDRNQERISNLVMDMLTFSKEREPQKVEADLNETTADVVELMASRASEAGVELTLQTDTDMPPAFFDPDAMHQAILNLVTNAIDAVKGDHEPELHEQNESDPSAPVGKVKVETGYDDQVGWFIDVIDNGPGVSPGDRQKIFSLFESKKGARGTGLGLPVSAKILKEHGGAIVILDPPSGSGCCFRLQLPPPARQSND, encoded by the coding sequence ATGGCATCGCTTTACGTTGTTCGCGGACGAGATCAGGGAAAGCACTTTGTGCTCGACGGGGAAGTCGTGCGCATCGGCCGCGATACGCAAAACGACGTCCAATTGCTCGATAGCGAAGCGTCACGTCTGCACGCGGAAATTCGCATCGACACGTCCAGTGATTGCCATCTGGTCGACTTGCAGAGCAGCAACGGAACCCAGGTCAACGGAAAGCGGATCCGCGATCAAAAACTGCTTAGCGGTGATCGCATTGAGATCGGCGGCACGCTGTTGATCTTCACCGGGACGGGGCAACCCACGGCGATCGAGGCCGCGCACGGTGTCGACATCGTGCGGCAAAGCAGCGGCGCCGACGCCAGCCGGATCATTTCGTCGCTGGTACGGCCCACGTCACGAACCGGCGGCGTCCGCATGGATCCGGTTCGGTTGCCCGATCAGGTCGCCGAGGCGGTGGCGCCGTTCGAAACCGAGCTCTCCCCGTCGCCGGATCCCTCGGACTCCTCGGTCGATTCGGTCGAACCGGTGATGAACACGATCACCGACAGCGACCGGTCACTGGAGGTCATGTATTTGACCGCGCTGGCGGTCGGTCGGACCGACGATCTGGATGAGTTGCTCGATCGTATCTTGAGGCTGGTGTTTGATTGGGTCGATGCCGATCGCGGATGCATCATGCTGCGAGACAACGAAACCAATCAATTGCGACCGGCCGCGCGATGCGATCGCCAATCGGCCGACGGTCAGCGTCATGACGAAGCGCCGATCAGTATCAGCAGCACGATCCTGGATTATGTTCTGGACCGTGCCGAAGGAGTCCGGACCAGTGACGCGACCGACGATGCGCGGTTTGACGCCGCGGCATCGATCGTCCAAGGCGGTGTTCGCGAGGCGCTGTGCGTGCCGCTGCAGGGACGCTACGACATCGTCGGCGCCCTCTACATCGATACCTACACCTCTCCCGGCCAGATCGTTCGGCGCGGAAAAACTCACCGCTTCACCGACGAACACCTGCGGCTGATCACGGCCATCGGGCATCAAGCGGCCTTGGCGATCGAGGACACGTTCTACTACTCCGCGCTGCTGCAAAGCGAACGTTTGGCCGCCATGGGGCAAACCATCGCGACACTCTCGCATCACGTGAAAAACATTCTGCAAGGGATCCGCGGCGGCAGCTATCTGATCGAAGCAGGGCTGAAACGAGATGACACCGATGCCGTCCGCCGCGGTTGGGGCATGGTCGATCGCAATCAAGAACGGATCTCCAATCTCGTCATGGACATGCTGACGTTCTCCAAAGAACGGGAGCCGCAAAAGGTCGAAGCCGACTTGAATGAGACCACTGCCGATGTGGTCGAACTGATGGCCAGCCGGGCCAGCGAAGCCGGTGTCGAATTGACATTGCAAACCGATACGGACATGCCTCCCGCATTTTTCGATCCCGACGCCATGCACCAAGCGATTTTGAATCTGGTCACCAATGCGATCGATGCCGTCAAGGGCGACCATGAACCGGAGTTGCATGAGCAGAACGAGAGCGATCCGTCAGCACCGGTGGGCAAGGTCAAAGTCGAAACCGGGTACGACGATCAAGTGGGCTGGTTCATCGATGTGATCGACAACGGGCCCGGTGTGTCGCCGGGGGATCGCCAAAAGATTTTTTCGTTGTTTGAGTCCAAAAAAGGGGCACGGGGGACGGGACTGGGATTGCCCGTCAGCGCCAAAATTCTCAAAGAGCACGGCGGAGCGATCGTGATCCTGGACCCGCCCAGCGGCAGCGGATGTTGTTTCCGTTTGCAGCTGCCGCCACCCGCTCGTCAATCAAACGACTGA
- a CDS encoding AAA family ATPase, with product MVQPPPRETGTASEAANDGAKAAELVKACQAVRQQVGRVVVGQEDVIEQLLIAILSRGHCLLEGVPGLAKTLMIRTLAESMHLKFHRIQFTPDLMPGDITGTDIIQEDPETGRRQLLFERGPVFTQMLLADEINRTPPKTQAALLEAMQEHEVTAGGKTYKLDEPFFVLATQNPIEQEGTYPLPEAQRDRFLFHVVVDYPSREEESEIVDRTTSTFDATVQAVVSGEQIIAFQKTVRRVPLPPHVKEWVLDAVRAVRPSDPNCAPWAKELIEWGPGPRASQQLVLASKARALMHGRPHVTLDDVQKLAFPVLRHRIVPTFTAEADGITVDDLIRRLVKDLAPKKSAAL from the coding sequence ATGGTTCAACCGCCACCTAGAGAAACCGGCACCGCATCCGAGGCAGCCAATGACGGCGCCAAAGCCGCCGAATTGGTCAAGGCCTGCCAGGCGGTCCGGCAGCAAGTCGGACGCGTCGTCGTCGGCCAGGAAGACGTGATCGAGCAATTATTGATCGCAATCCTCTCCCGCGGCCACTGCCTGCTTGAGGGCGTGCCGGGATTGGCGAAAACCCTGATGATTCGCACGCTCGCCGAATCGATGCACCTGAAATTTCACCGCATCCAGTTCACGCCCGATCTGATGCCCGGCGACATCACGGGCACCGACATCATTCAAGAAGACCCGGAAACCGGTCGCCGTCAACTGTTGTTCGAACGCGGCCCCGTGTTTACCCAGATGTTGTTGGCCGACGAGATCAACCGCACGCCGCCCAAGACGCAAGCCGCCCTGCTCGAAGCGATGCAGGAACACGAGGTCACCGCCGGCGGAAAAACGTACAAACTGGACGAACCGTTCTTCGTCTTGGCGACGCAAAACCCGATCGAACAGGAGGGGACGTACCCCTTGCCCGAAGCCCAACGCGACCGGTTCCTGTTCCACGTGGTGGTCGACTACCCCAGCCGCGAGGAAGAATCCGAGATCGTCGACCGCACCACGTCAACCTTTGACGCAACCGTCCAAGCCGTGGTCAGCGGAGAACAGATCATCGCGTTCCAAAAAACCGTGCGACGCGTCCCCTTGCCGCCACACGTCAAAGAATGGGTGCTCGATGCCGTCCGCGCGGTGCGTCCGAGCGATCCGAACTGTGCCCCCTGGGCCAAGGAATTGATCGAGTGGGGGCCGGGGCCTCGCGCCAGCCAGCAACTGGTGCTGGCGTCCAAGGCCCGTGCGTTGATGCACGGCCGCCCCCACGTCACGCTCGATGACGTGCAAAAATTGGCGTTCCCCGTGCTGCGTCACCGCATCGTTCCGACCTTCACGGCCGAGGCTGATGGGATCACCGTCGACGATCTGATTCGCCGACTGGTCAAAGACCTCGCGCCCAAAAAATCAGCCGCGCTGTAA
- the frr gene encoding ribosome recycling factor codes for MSAEETLMDAEERMEKAISVLGTQLSGIRTGRATPGLVDSLKVEAYGSTSPLKQLASIGTPEPQQILIRPYDAGTIKDIEKAIVGSDLGLNPQNDGRVIRLNIPALSTDVRKKMVSRIKELAEDSKISIRNIRRDANKTADQLEKDKELTEDDRDKLKSDVQDLIKKFEEQINEMAKAREAEVMEA; via the coding sequence ATGTCCGCCGAAGAAACCTTGATGGACGCCGAAGAACGTATGGAAAAGGCGATCAGCGTACTGGGCACACAGCTTTCCGGCATTCGCACCGGTCGAGCCACGCCCGGGCTGGTTGATTCGCTCAAAGTCGAGGCGTATGGATCGACGTCGCCGCTCAAGCAACTCGCTTCGATCGGGACACCCGAACCCCAGCAAATCCTGATCCGTCCTTACGACGCCGGCACGATCAAAGATATCGAAAAGGCGATCGTGGGCAGCGACCTGGGGCTGAACCCGCAAAACGACGGTCGCGTCATTCGGCTGAACATCCCCGCGCTCTCGACCGATGTCCGCAAGAAAATGGTTTCGCGGATCAAAGAACTGGCCGAAGACTCCAAGATCTCGATCCGCAACATCCGCCGCGATGCCAACAAGACGGCCGATCAGTTGGAAAAAGACAAAGAGCTGACCGAAGACGATCGCGACAAGCTGAAGAGCGATGTTCAGGATTTGATCAAAAAGTTCGAAGAGCAAATCAACGAGATGGCCAAGGCACGCGAAGCCGAAGTCATGGAAGCCTAA
- the pyrH gene encoding UMP kinase, whose protein sequence is MSDDSTPAPLRYQRVVLKLSGESLADSGGRGISSQEMSDIAEQIRQAHSSGCQIAIVVGGGNILRGAQFSGSNALVQEATAHYMGMLATVINSLAMQDALETLGLSTRVMSAVPMDKIAETFIRRRAIRHLTKGRVIILAAGIGNPFVTTDTAAAQRALEIDADVVLKATRVDGVYSDDPEKNPHAVLYDQLTYRDVTEKQLRVMDATAIALCQEHSKPILVFNFKKAGSIVRAINGETVGTWIGSEK, encoded by the coding sequence ATGTCTGACGATTCCACCCCCGCCCCGCTCCGTTATCAGCGCGTCGTCCTTAAGTTGAGCGGCGAAAGCTTGGCCGATTCCGGAGGCCGTGGAATCAGCAGCCAGGAAATGTCGGATATCGCCGAACAGATCCGCCAGGCGCACAGCAGCGGTTGCCAGATCGCGATCGTCGTCGGCGGCGGCAACATCTTGCGAGGCGCCCAGTTCTCCGGCAGCAACGCGTTGGTTCAAGAGGCCACGGCGCACTACATGGGGATGCTGGCGACGGTGATCAACTCGCTCGCCATGCAAGACGCATTGGAAACGCTCGGGTTATCGACGCGGGTGATGTCCGCGGTCCCGATGGATAAGATTGCCGAGACATTCATCCGCCGCCGCGCGATCCGTCATCTGACCAAGGGCCGCGTGATCATACTGGCTGCAGGGATCGGAAACCCCTTCGTCACGACCGACACCGCCGCGGCCCAGCGTGCCTTGGAAATCGACGCGGACGTTGTCTTGAAGGCGACACGCGTCGACGGCGTGTACAGCGACGATCCCGAGAAGAACCCCCACGCCGTCCTGTACGATCAGCTGACCTATCGCGACGTCACCGAAAAACAGCTCCGTGTCATGGACGCCACCGCGATCGCCCTCTGCCAGGAACACAGTAAACCCATTCTCGTGTTCAATTTTAAAAAGGCCGGCAGTATCGTGCGGGCAATCAACGGGGAAACGGTGGGAACCTGGATCGGATCGGAGAAGTGA